A region of Lycium barbarum isolate Lr01 chromosome 3, ASM1917538v2, whole genome shotgun sequence DNA encodes the following proteins:
- the LOC132633371 gene encoding aquaporin TIP2-1-like: MPAIAFGSVGDSFSVGSIKAYLAEFISTLLFVFAGVGSAIAYNKLTTDAALDPAGLVAIAVCHGFALFVAVSIAANISGGHVNPAVTFGLALGGQITLLTGLFYTIAQLLGSILACLLLKFVTGGLAVPTHSVSAGVGSIEGVVMEIIITFALVYTVYATAADPKKGSLGTIAPIAIGFIVGANILAAGPFSGGSMNPARSFGPAVAAGNFADNWIYWVGPLTGGGLAGLIYSNVFMQHEHVPLASDF; encoded by the exons ATGCCTGCCATAGCTTTTGGAAGTGTTGGTGATTCATTCAGCGTAGGGTCTATTAAGGCCTATCTTGCTGAATTCATCTCCACCTTGCTCTTTGTCTTCGCCGGAGTTGGTTCTGCCATTGCTTACA ACAAGTTGACAACAGATGCTGCTCTTGATCCTGCTGGGCTCGTAGCAATTGCAGTTTGCCATGGATTTGCTCTATTCGTGGCCGTGTCCATTGCCGCTAATATCTCTGGTGGTCATGTCAACCCTGCTGTCACCTTCGGATTGGCCCTCGGCGGCCAAATTACCCTTCTTACTGGCCTCTTCTACACTATTGCTCAACTTTTGGGCTCCATTTTAGCTTGCCTCCTCCTCAAATTTGTCACCGGAGGATTG GCTGTTCCAACCCACAGTGTGTCAGCTGGAGTGGGATCCATTGAAGGAGTTGTCATGGAAATTATTATCACTTTTGCTTTGGTATACACAGTATACGCAACAGCAGCCGACCCAAAGAAGGGCTCATTGGGTACAATTGCACCCATTGCCATTGGTTTCATCGTTGGTGCCAACATCTTGGCTGCGGGCCCATTCTCCGGTGGATCAATGAACCCAGCCCGCTCATTTGGGCCTGCAGTTGCTGCTGGCAACTTCGCTGACAACTGGATCTACTGGGTTGGCCCACTCACCGGTGGTGGTTTGGCTGGTCTTATTTACAGCAATGTGTTCATGCAACATGAGCATGTCCCTCTCGCCAGCGATTTCTAA